The Saimiri boliviensis isolate mSaiBol1 chromosome 19, mSaiBol1.pri, whole genome shotgun sequence genome contains the following window.
GCCTCGTCCTGCGACCTTTGACCAAGGAGGCCCATGGGCGCTGGGAATGCAGTGCCAGCAATGCTGTGGCCCGAGTGGCCACATCCACGAATGTCCACGTGCTGGGTTAGTGGCTGGAGAGAGGGCCCTGGGCTGGGAGAAACCACGTGGAACAGGAGATGGGGGAATCATTTTTGGAGGGCCAGAAAGGGGATCATGGGTGTGGGAGACCTGGGATGATGGGTGAAGGTCAGTGGTCCTGGGGCCCCTGGGGCTTTCTATATTCCCTCAGGCCCTGACCACCATCCCTCCCTCCATGCCCCTCCCCAGGCACTAGTCCTCATGTTGTCACCAATGTGTCCGTGGTGCCTTTGCCCAAGGGTGCCAATGTCTCCTGGGAGCCTGGCTTTGATGGTGGCTATCTGCagagattcagtgtctggtacaCCCCACTGTGAGTGACTTGCTCCTGCCATTTCTCTGCACCAACcttgcctcctctcctctcctccttgaACCTATCTGGCCTTGTGCCCTTTCTTCCGCCCCTCAATCCCTCACCGACCCTGGTTCTGCTTCCCTGTTTCCAGACTCTGAGACATTCAGGGCCAAGGTCCTGAGACCTTGGATGGTTGAGCAGAGGGGAGTTGGTTAGATCTGTGGACCCCAGATCTTCCTAGCTCATGAGGTGCCCCCCGTCTTCATGTCTCGCAGAGCCAAGCGTCCTGACCGAATGCACCATGACTGGGTGTCCTTGGCAGTGCCTGTGGGAGCTGCCCACCTCCTAGTGCCAGGGCTGCAGCCCCACACCCAGTACCAGTTCAGCGTGCTAGCTCAGAACAAGCTGGGGAGTGGTCCCTTCAGCGAAATCGTCCTGTCTGCTCCTGAAGGTGAGAGGCTTCTCGTCCCAGAACAGCAGAGACAAGGATGGGAAAGGGCCGCTAGGAAAGCTGGGATATGGGAGGTCCTGGATGGGAAGGGGCAGAAGCGCTGGGCAGCTTGGGGTCCAGAGGGGTGTGTGGAAGATGATTTGGGCTTGTCTTTAGGGGCTCTGGGAGAACAGCTGGGCACTGGGGGTCGTGGAAGGTCAGGGGAAGGAAGCTGGGAATCCCCTCTCTGACCTGCCTATCTGCCCCACGCAGGGCTTCCTACCACACCAGTTGCGCCCAGGCTTCCCCCGACAGAGGTGCCGCCTCCCCTGTCCCCTCCGCGAGGTCTGGTGGCAGTGAGAACACCCCGGGGAGTACTCCTGCATTGGGATCCCCCAGAGCTGGTCCCTAAGACACTGGATGGCTACGTCTTGGAAGGACGGCAGGGCTCCCAGGGCTGGGAGGTGCTGGACCCGgctgtgccaggcacagaaacagaGCTGCTGGTGCCAGGCCTCATCAAGGTATGTGCGGGAGGCCATACAGGCAGCGGCCTCCCAGGGGCTCTCCTGCGTCCTCCTCCATTCCCCAAACCCCATCTTCGCATCTTGATTGGAGCTCTTCGCCTCCGCGTCCCACCTCACCCCTCCGCCCCGCCTGCACAGTCTTTCCGCGCTCCGCTGGGAGGGGCGGTGCTGGGCCCTGACCTCCCTCCTGGCACCCCATCCCCGTCGCAGGATGTCTTCTACGAGTTCCGCCTCGTGGCCTTCGCGGGCAGCGACGTCAGCGACCCCAGCAACACGGCCAACGTCTCCACTTTCGGTGAGCACCTGGCGGGAGGGAGGAGCGCCAGGGCTTGCGGGGGGCCGTGAGCCCGCTGACCTTCCCTCGTGGCCCCCTGCCCAGGCCTGGAGGTCTACCCGTCGCGCACGCAGCTGCCGGGCCTCCTGCCCCAGCCGGTGCTGGCCGGCGTGCTGGGCGGGGTCTGCTTCCTGGGCGTGGCCGTCCTGGTGAGCATCCTGGCGGCCTGCCTCATGAACCGGCGCAGGGCTGCCCGGCGCCGCCGCAAGCGCCTCCGCCAAGGTAGGCCCCTCCGGCGTCCTCCCTCCTCCGGCGCTGGGGCCCTGCCCCTCCTTAAGCCCCTCCCACCTGGGGAACATCCCTCCCGCCCGTGTGATCCAGGTGCATTCTCCCCTTCTGCATCTGGTCCTGCCCGCGCTCTTCCCAGCCGGATGGGGTTGCGCGCCTGGTGTTGGGTGAGGGAGCCTGCGCCCCGAGGGCCTTGGTTTTTGCCTGTGTCACGTACTATTCTCGTGCCCTTCCAGATCCACCTCTTATCTTCTCTCCCACCGGGAAGTCAGCTGCACAGTAAGTACCTCCACCTTGTTGGCTTTCTTCTGCCTTTCCATCGTGCGTGCCAGTATCCTCTACTTCCTTTTTTGCACCTTTACTGGGgggatggtgggggaggggcaggaacAAAAGTGGGAGAGGGTAAGAAGGGGTGCGCAGAGGCCCCAGCCTGAGGCCGGTCCAGTGTGGCCTGTGTCTTCCCTCCACCCCCTCCACCTTGTTGGTCCTTTCCTCGCTTGTTCTCCCTAGCTCTGCTCTGTTGTTCACCAAACCTCTCAAGGCCTGACGCTGGCTCCTGGGAGGGGGACCTGCCCCTACCACAGACCCTGATCTCCTGTCCTTCCCCAGCTCTgctctgggctcaggcagtcctgaCAGCGTGGCGAAGCTGAAGCTCCAGGGTTCCCCAGTCCCCAGCCTGCGCCAGAGTCTGCTCTGGGGGGATCCTGCCGGaactcccagcccccacccagaTCCTCCACCTAGCCGGGGACCCTTACCCCTGGAGCCCATTTGCCGGGGCCCAGATGGGCGCTTTGTGATGGGGCCCACTGTGGTGGCCCCCCGGGAAAGGTCAGGCCCGGAGCAGGCAGAACCTCGGACACCAGCCGAGCGTCTGGCCCGGTCCTTTGACTGTAGCAGCAGCAGCCCCAGTGGGGCACCCCAGCCCCTCTGCATTGAAGACATCAGCCCTGTAGCAGCCCCTCCAGCAGCCCCACCCAGTCCCCTGCCAGGTCCCGGGCCCCTGCTCCAGTACCTGAGCCTGCCCTTCTTCCGGGAGATGAATGTGGATGGGGACTGGCCCCCTCTGGAGGATCCCAGCCCTGCTGCACCCCCAGATTACATGGATACCCGGCCCTGCCCCACCTCATCTTTCCTACGTCCCCCAGACACCCCTCCTATGTCCCCCAGGGCATCACTTCCTGGGGATGTGGTAGGGGCTGGGGTAGCTGCAGAGCCCCCTTACACAGCCCTGGCTGACTGGACACTGAGGGAGCGGCTGCTGCCAGGCCTTCTCCCTGCCGCCCCTCGGGGCAGCCTCACCAGCCAGAGCAGCGGGCGAGGCAGCGCTTCGTTCCTGCGGCCCCCCTCCACAGCTCCCTCTGCAGGAGGCAGCTACCTGAGCCCTGCTCCAGGAGACACCAGCAGCTGGGCCAGTGGCCCTGAGAGGTGGCCCCGAAGGGAGCATGTGGTGACAGTCAGCAAGAGGTGAGAGCAGTCCCCGCCCATCCCTGCCTCGGTCCCAGTCCCACCCCAGACCTTCTCACCCATCTCCCAATACCCTGAACCGTCTCTGCTGCACTCCCACAGAAACCTCATCTCCTTTTAAAAGCTTTCGCTGAGGTCCAGGGATTTAGTTCAGGGGAAACCCATGGCCTAATGTGCATTTGGGGTCCCTGAGTTCAGACTTTCCTGAACATCCTCTATTCCTCCACCCACaccatacatttttcttttttaacaggaGGAACACATCTGTGGATGAGAACTATGAGTGGGACTCAGAATTCCCTGGGGACGTGGAATTGCTGGAGACCTTACACCTGGGCTTGGCCAGCTCCCGGCTCAGACATGAAGCTGAGCCAGAGCTAGGTGTGTGAGCCCCCTGGAAAGGCAGGCACCTCAGCCACGCTGTCCCACATCCCCCTTGCCACCTTAGGACCCATCTGTTCCCAGTCaggccctgcctcccaggctcctctGCTCTAGACTGTGTCTTGCCCCCTTGGCCCATGTGTACTGGAAGGACCTAGTGAGCTTTACATCTCAGCTCTTCACTCAGTGAACCTCAGGGCCTCTTCTCTCATTGCCCTGCCCACCTCTTGCAGGTGTGAAGACTCCAGAGGAGGGCTGCCTCCTGAACACTGCCCCTGTTACTGGCCCTGAGGCCCGCTGTGCTGCCCTTCGGGAGGAATTCCTGGCCTTCCGCCGCCGCCGAGATGCTACTAGGGCTCGGCTGCCGGCCTATCGACAGCCAGTCCCCCACCCTGAACAGGCCACTCTGCTGTGAACACCCCAATACGAGGCTGGGAAAAGGCAAATGGACCTGCATAGGAGGCCCCCAACCAGACCTAGCTTCAACCTAGGGCACTGCCCCTGCCCCTTTGGTGCCCAGGCACAGATCCTGATAGTGGACTTGGGTCACCTTGGTATGGAATGTATGTGCTGAACCCCTAGGTGATTCTGGGAATTGGAACAGGGATCTTAGGTCTgccctctctctctgtgtgtgtgtgtgtgtgtgtgtgtgtgtgtgtgtgtgtatgtgttcgtGGTGTGGGTGAAGTTTTTTACAGGTGAATAAACAAAGTCTGAAAGATGTTTCTGTGTGTTATCTCTTTGAATCTGAGAGAGTCCTGGGAAAATCTGTGGACCCTTAAAGAGAAGGGGAATCTTCTCGAATGAATGAAGGTGCATTCAGCATTCATTCaagaagcatttattgagtgcttactgagGCCAGCTGCTAAAGGCCAGCCATTGAACTAGATactgagaaaatacaaaattgttgAAGACATGCCTTTGCCCTTGGGGTGTTCTTTCTAGTCAGTGAGGCAGACAAAGAAATAGTTACAGTATAACATGACAAGTTCTGTGATAAAGCTATGTGTTGGTTATTGTGGTGGCACAAAGGAAGGAGTTACATTCAAGGCCACATTTAGTGTAGGCTTACATCATGTGCTGGGACAAACGCCACATATGGGGGGGGGGTCCTCAGGACCCTCACAGATGgtggtgataataataatagtggccagtcgtggtggctcacacctgtaatcctatcactttgggaagccgaggtgggtggatcacctgaagtcaggagttcgagaccagactggccaacatggtgataccctgtctctcttaaaaatataaccattagctgggtgtggtggtgggtgcctgtaattccagctacttgggaggccgaggcaggagaatcgtttgaaccgagggggcagaggttgcagtgagctgagataacgccaattcactccagcctgggcaaaagagcgaaactccgtcaaaaaataataatagcattcaCTCTGTGCCACGCACTGCTCTAAGCCCTATAGGTGGACTGTTTTAGTTCTCTACAATTCTTGAGTTAGGCAGTCCCATTAACTCTGTTTTATAAAGCAAGGAACTGAAGTATAGAATGCTTTAGTAATATGCACAACAGCCACACAGCAGGTAAAGGGAAGAGCAAGTGGGAAGCCAGTTAAGGAAGGGAACGTATCCTAGGCAGAGGAATAGCCTTTGTAAAGGCACAGAGGAGTGAGAACGCTTGACAATCAGTGGGATTGGAATATAGGGCTGGGTAGTCAGGgacggaacagaatagaaaagttGGGTGGGACTGGATATCGACATCCTGGAATCTCAGGTTCAAGGGAGGGCTGTATCTTGTGTGAAGAACTCCATGAAGGCTGTAACCAGGACTTCACGGGGGGCGGGGGGAATTTGCTCAACAGAAGCGTGAAAGGATCTGGAGCTCTCTACCCCTGAACTTAGCTATCCTTCACCCTCAGAGGCAAAAGAACCCCGGCTAGCCTCCTCCCGCTGAGGCCTCCCCCTCTGATCCCTCCAGGATTTAGGAAGAGATACCAGGTCATAGAAGAGGGGATGAAAGGTGGGGAGAAGACAGGTCTGAACCCTGGGTCCCAACACCGACCACGCCCCTAGGGCCCTGGGCAAAGAGTGACCTCACTGTTAGTCGCTGCCCAGGCTTGAAGTAAGAGGGGAGCAAGATCACGTGGGGGTGCTGTCCCGGCCTGCAAGTCCCAGTCCTGTCACACACTAGTCAGTTGGGGTCGGAGAAGGTCTTCCTGTGCTTTCGTTTACCTTGCCAGCCTCTAAACTAGGAGGCTTCTTCCCACATAAACACGCCCACAGCCTTTAGCTAACTTTCTAGGCAGAAAGTTTCCTACTGTGGCACAAGTCTACGGGCTCCCGGTGGAGGCTGAGGTTCTCCAGGGTGGAGACCACTGCAGCTGCCTCTGTAGGTCCAGATTCCCCGAACCTTTAACCCTTGTTCTGTCCCTCtccctcaagcagtcctccctcttTCTGCGCTGCGGCGCCTTTAAACCTTCTTGGCCCTTGCCCCGCCCCGGGTCCGCCCCGTCTGAGGCGGACCCTCCTGAAAACCCCCGGCTGGGCAGGGCGCATCACTTGCAGCTGCAGCCCCTGCGTTGAGTGAGTGCGCAGCTCTCCAGCCGGCTCGAACGGTGAGCAGCTCGAGGGGGACGGGAGTCGGGGGGATGTGCGTAGTCTGTAGAAAGCAAGAAGCCAGCGCTCTGGACTTGCTCCAGCGAGCTCCAGATCAAGGACTGCCACCAGGCAAGCGTGCGGTGACTGCTTTGCCCATCCCCATGCTGTCAGGTCCTGTCCCCAAGCCCTGACCCGACATTGTTGGACGACGTGGTCAGGCGAGGTTAGCCTGTGCACAGACGGGGCGTCCGTCCGGAGCAGGGACTCGGGGACTAAGTACCACCCGCGGGCTCCATCGCAGAGTCCTCAATGGGACGAGGGGAAAAAAGGGCGTCGGACATTAGCTGGCTGGCCCCGAGTGACCCCGGGGCCCGGCGCCGGCCCTGGCTCAGCTCGTGCTCCCGGGCTTTCCCGCGCGACCCTTCACTTCCTGGTTCCAGGAGCACGTGTGGGCGCTGCGTGCCTTCTGCGTCCCCGAGGCCGCCCTTTGCATTCCTGCTCCTGCCAGCTTGCTGTTCTGGGGACTCGAGGTCACGGGCTGGGGGGTGGAGGGTTGTGCTTGGGTCGCACGGTGACTTTCTGTGAAGCTCCAGTCATCTCTGTGACAGTCTCCGGACCTCGGGGGTCTGAGTGCTGCAGCCCTGATTGCGCCCCGGGGTGCCCTGCCTGGGTGAGGTTGGGGGGGGTACGGATGGCGGCTTTTACCCCAGTCGGAGCGCCGCTGCCCACACCGGGTGCCCCCTGCTGCTGGGAAAGCCGGTGGTGGCCGCGGGCGTGCGGGCGGGCTGCCCAGACCACTGCGTCACCCCAGCGGTGGGAGGGCGGTGGGTGACTCATGTGTTGTAACGGCCCAGGGTGTGGtcgtgggggtgggggcggcggCTGGGGGGCAGGACCTGCAGGAGCGGAAGTGAACTGCCGCCTCCTCCAGCGCCGCGGGCCTCCCGGGGCCACCTGGAGCCGGTGTCCTGGGAGTTCTGTGCGCAGTTGGTATCCGTGGGGCAGAGAGAAACGGGGTGAGAGTGGGGATGGAGTGTGGGATCCGAGGTAGTAGACCTGTGGCTGGGACGGGACTCCCCGCAGTTTCCTCTTTAACTCCAGAGCACTAGGCAGCGATAGCGCTCTGTCTCCAGCCCCCTCCCGGTTTCTCCTCCCCACTGCCGCGGAGACCTAACACTgcagaggaggccaaggc
Protein-coding sequences here:
- the IGSF9 gene encoding protein turtle homolog A isoform X1, with the protein product MVWCLGLAVLSLVISQGADGQGKSEVDSVVGRAGESVVLGCDLLPPAGRPPLHVIEWMRFGFLLPIFIQFGLYSPRIDSDYVGRVRLQKGASLQIEGLRVEDQGWYECRVLFLDQHIPEDDLANGSWVHLTVNSPPQFQETPPAVLEVQELEPVTLRCVARGSPLPRVTWKLRGQDLGQGQGQVQVQNGTLRIHRVERGSSGVYTCQASSTEGSTTHTTQLLVLGPPVIVVPPKNSTVNASQDVSLACHAEAYPANLTYSWFQDNTNVFHISRLQSRVRILVDGSLRLQATQPDDAGRYTCVPSNGLLHPPSASAYLTVLYPAQVTTMPPETLLPIGMPGVIHCPVRANPPLHFVSWTKDGRALQLDKFPGWSQGTEGSLIIALGNEDALGEYSCTPYNSLGTAGPSPVTRVLLKAPPAFIERPKEEYFQEVGRELLIPCSARGDPPPVVSWAKVGRGLQGQAQVDSNSSLVLRPLTKEAHGRWECSASNAVARVATSTNVHVLGTSPHVVTNVSVVPLPKGANVSWEPGFDGGYLQRFSVWYTPLAKRPDRMHHDWVSLAVPVGAAHLLVPGLQPHTQYQFSVLAQNKLGSGPFSEIVLSAPEGLPTTPVAPRLPPTEVPPPLSPPRGLVAVRTPRGVLLHWDPPELVPKTLDGYVLEGRQGSQGWEVLDPAVPGTETELLVPGLIKDVFYEFRLVAFAGSDVSDPSNTANVSTFGLEVYPSRTQLPGLLPQPVLAGVLGGVCFLGVAVLVSILAACLMNRRRAARRRRKRLRQDPPLIFSPTGKSAAHSALGSGSPDSVAKLKLQGSPVPSLRQSLLWGDPAGTPSPHPDPPPSRGPLPLEPICRGPDGRFVMGPTVVAPRERSGPEQAEPRTPAERLARSFDCSSSSPSGAPQPLCIEDISPVAAPPAAPPSPLPGPGPLLQYLSLPFFREMNVDGDWPPLEDPSPAAPPDYMDTRPCPTSSFLRPPDTPPMSPRASLPGDVVGAGVAAEPPYTALADWTLRERLLPGLLPAAPRGSLTSQSSGRGSASFLRPPSTAPSAGGSYLSPAPGDTSSWASGPERWPRREHVVTVSKRRNTSVDENYEWDSEFPGDVELLETLHLGLASSRLRHEAEPELGVKTPEEGCLLNTAPVTGPEARCAALREEFLAFRRRRDATRARLPAYRQPVPHPEQATLL
- the IGSF9 gene encoding protein turtle homolog A isoform X2, which encodes MVWCLGLAVLSLVISQGADGQGKSEVDSVVGRAGESVVLGCDLLPPAGRPPLHVIEWMRFGFLLPIFIQFGLYSPRIDSDYVGRVRLQKGASLQIEGLRVEDQGWYECRVLFLDQHIPEDDLANGSWVHLTVNSPPQFQETPPAVLEVQELEPVTLRCVARGSPLPRVTWKLRGQDLGQGQGQVQVQNGTLRIHRVERGSSGVYTCQASSTEGSTTHTTQLLVLGPPVIVVPPKNSTVNASQDVSLACHAEAYPANLTYSWFQDNTNVFHISRLQSRVRILVDGSLRLQATQPDDAGRYTCVPSNGLLHPPSASAYLTVLCMPGVIHCPVRANPPLHFVSWTKDGRALQLDKFPGWSQGTEGSLIIALGNEDALGEYSCTPYNSLGTAGPSPVTRVLLKAPPAFIERPKEEYFQEVGRELLIPCSARGDPPPVVSWAKVGRGLQGQAQVDSNSSLVLRPLTKEAHGRWECSASNAVARVATSTNVHVLGTSPHVVTNVSVVPLPKGANVSWEPGFDGGYLQRFSVWYTPLAKRPDRMHHDWVSLAVPVGAAHLLVPGLQPHTQYQFSVLAQNKLGSGPFSEIVLSAPEGLPTTPVAPRLPPTEVPPPLSPPRGLVAVRTPRGVLLHWDPPELVPKTLDGYVLEGRQGSQGWEVLDPAVPGTETELLVPGLIKDVFYEFRLVAFAGSDVSDPSNTANVSTFGLEVYPSRTQLPGLLPQPVLAGVLGGVCFLGVAVLVSILAACLMNRRRAARRRRKRLRQDPPLIFSPTGKSAAHSALGSGSPDSVAKLKLQGSPVPSLRQSLLWGDPAGTPSPHPDPPPSRGPLPLEPICRGPDGRFVMGPTVVAPRERSGPEQAEPRTPAERLARSFDCSSSSPSGAPQPLCIEDISPVAAPPAAPPSPLPGPGPLLQYLSLPFFREMNVDGDWPPLEDPSPAAPPDYMDTRPCPTSSFLRPPDTPPMSPRASLPGDVVGAGVAAEPPYTALADWTLRERLLPGLLPAAPRGSLTSQSSGRGSASFLRPPSTAPSAGGSYLSPAPGDTSSWASGPERWPRREHVVTVSKRRNTSVDENYEWDSEFPGDVELLETLHLGLASSRLRHEAEPELGVKTPEEGCLLNTAPVTGPEARCAALREEFLAFRRRRDATRARLPAYRQPVPHPEQATLL